ATTTTGAATTATCCAAAGGACATGGCAATTTCACAAGGGTTAATTGGTCGAGTAATAACAACAACATTTGCTCACTATGTATGTTTAGCATAGAAGATATTACTAGAGTCAAATCAAACTTTCCTTGTGATGTTACCTCGAATTAAATGATATTGCCAATTGTTGTATTAatgtaatttttctcttgatgatTGAGTTTTATGAAGTGCAGTTAGCACCAAAGGTATAATATAAATGTGACATCAATTAGCAGATGAACACTAACTTCaaagctgtttttttttttttcttattgaccTAATTATACTGTGGCCCTTATTGGGCTTATTATAAATTAGATTCCTTCCTATAAGGTCCTTGAAGACCTCACCCCtctgtattttttattttgtacttatttttttttccattttagtTTTCTATCTCCATTTGTTTTTCTATCTACTTAAGGAAAAAGAGACAAATGGGGTTTCTACGTACTTCTACTCAAAAGCTGGAAAAAATACGTTAAAGTTTGTATACCACTTAAAATTTAATGTATGATAGTTTACATCCCTACATAGCTATCGACATTGATCCTCCTATAAAATTTACAGTTCTCTATTTATGAAACAGTGCACAAGCAAACTTGTATCTCATTCAACAATCAAGATTGATCAAGTTAGCATGGTAGTCACACATCAAGACAAACTAAAATTGCACAGCTTGTTTGAAGTTGACAAACTCTTGAACTACTCAAGTATAATAACCAATATCCATGGTCCAGACATGTCAAAAATGCAAACAAAATTGACAAATCTTAACATTTTATTAAGAGGAAAGGCATCCCAAAATCAACTTATAAAGGACTCAATGAAATATTAATTAGGATAAAGTAGCAGAAGAGCAAAGGAGAATAATCATTTTACAGCAACAACTATCACAAGTGAAACTAGCTGCAATCAATTTTATATGAGATGAAGTGGATCCCAAGACCAGAAATTATAGGTCTTTCACTTATCATATACAATCTATGTTCCAAAAGTCAGAACTaaggaaatcattaaacataaaatgcAAAATTGCTTGCAGGTTTTGTATTTAAGAAAGTACCTTGATTTGTGGACAACTACTTGCAATTGCATATAAAGAGTCATCCGTAATGAATGTGCCACCAACATTCAGGTGTTGCAAGGAATTAGCTCTGGTCACCTGAACAACATCAAACCCAATAAGACAACCAGTACAAATTAATACAAATTACAGTAATGATAGTCACATAGAGGCCAAACATACACTCAGGAAAAAGCAACATGCTGTTGATGCATGATATGATTTATAAGAACGATTGAATTACCGATTTGAAACTGCAAAAGTTCTTTAACACAAGTATCCTTTTATCTCTTTTGACGCAAAGAGATAGACAAGTCAACTAGGGAACAACTATCCTTTTAACTGGTCATGTATTCAGCATTACTTTCGTAAGTAAGATCTTTTTACTCTTTTCCCATCAAACCAGATCATTCTCTAGATTGGTTCAGTAAATGAAGGACCAAACCCATGGACTAGGCCTACAGCTTCTTGTAGGTTTAGTAGTGCCTTCGAGAGGAAAATCAATCCATGTAAAGAAACTAGGAATTTAATCTTATACTAGATTCTTTCTGAGTTGCAAAGAACTTTCGACAGTTCCTCCATCGTCTATGCTTAAACCGCAACCAACAaggcaacacttttaacaccatcTGTCCTTTAGGTTGCGGGGTTGTTCTTTCAATTGTCTAAAATTTTCCTGTTTAAGTATTTGGAATTACAGGATGGATATCAGTTTACTAATCAATCACAAAGTTTTGTCAATATTTCATGTTGGCTTCAGAATTTGAGTTGCGTGCGATGGAAAGCATCATAATTCATATCAATAAGAAAAtgatttgataatgacaaaggtaaGTGCACTCAACTTCAGGGTATACAGAAGAAaagagtaaaataaataaataacaaaaagaaaagagcAATAATATGGCAACATAAAATTCACCAGAGTATTTATTTGGCCAAATAATTCTCTAGACCATATTATTGACAAACCTAGCCAaagtatttttaagaaaaaataactaCAATCTAACATAAAATTGCCCCAGTGGTACTATTTGACTTAAACTAGGCCACTTTATCAAattaaaaatcataaataaaCATCATTGAAAATCCATACTTTTGAATGAACCAAGCAATTTAAAACATTTACATTTTTCCAAACAACATAAAAGACATGAGTTTAGCCATGGTATAACCACTAaattgttccatttcctttgcatGAGCAAGTTGGAAAAGTACTTACCAGCTGAATTACTCCTTTATCAGTGATTCCGGCCATGCCCCATAATGATATAGACAATAGATTGCCAACACATTTTGTTAGTGAAATTTTGTACAGTCCTCCATCAGTTATTTGACAGCCCCAGCAACTCCTAGAACTATAAAAAAATGAAGTAGACTTTAGATAAATAACAAGTCGTAAGAAAACATAGAAATAATTGATAGCAGACTGACAATTTTTTAAGATTTAATACATGTTTCATCAAATACAATAACGTCAAAGTTTGATTAAGTCAATGACAGTATAAGCAACATTACAAGATACACAAACAGAACAACGGAGAAAGAATACCATTGCTGTCATGTAAATATACGGTGCGCTAAACAACAATCACAGAACACAACTATCCAATTGCACTTAACAAGAAGAATGAATTTACTAACAGTATGAACTACAAAGCTAATTGAAAGCAGTTCATGAAAGAGTATAAAAGCCAAGAAACAAAAAATCATATCCAAAAATCTCAAACACTATGTATATTTCAAGCCGATGCTCTCTCAATGTCCAACAAGGAATAAGTTACATGGTTGATGACAACCCAAATAACTACTCGATTTCTTTAATTTCATTATttgcacaatatatatatatatatatatatatatatatatatataagcacggCAAGTACTGAAAAACCTACTTATAGGGGGAAAAATGGAAGGAAAACCCGATGGAAATTGAAGAGGAGATGGAAGATACATATCGAGCTCCTTGAGATTGTAGGCCGCACGGACGACCCGGGCAGTTGATTCGTCGTCCACCTTCCACCCGGCgaagctcagcctctccttcctcGCGAGGGACTCCTCCACCCCTCGCCGCCACTTCCGGCACACCCCACTCGCCCTTGGAATTTCAAAGCCGCGAGTCAAACAACCCGATTTAACCCAACTAAGAAGAGAAAAGAGAATCGAGGGTATCGCGATCGGCGCTTACTGTGCCAGATCCTTGAAGGAGGAGATAAGAGAGAAGATGAAAGCGAGGAGGTCCACCGGCAGCCGCTCTATCTCGGCCTCCAACTCAATCGCCTTCGCT
The window above is part of the Musa acuminata AAA Group cultivar baxijiao chromosome BXJ2-6, Cavendish_Baxijiao_AAA, whole genome shotgun sequence genome. Proteins encoded here:
- the LOC135614286 gene encoding F-box protein At5g67140-like, giving the protein MKGGEGAEKEAKAIELEAEIERLPVDLLAFIFSLISSFKDLAQASGVCRKWRRGVEESLARKERLSFAGWKVDDESTARVVRAAYNLKELDISRSCWGCQITDGGLYKISLTKCVGNLLSISLWGMAGITDKGVIQLVTRANSLQHLNVGGTFITDDSLYAIASSCPQIKTIILWSCRHVTQSGLIMLVNKCRKLESINVWGMRVPVDCFVSLLAISPALKIKPSTQHLSVGTSWVVS